A region of Granulibacter bethesdensis DNA encodes the following proteins:
- the uvrA gene encoding excinuclease ABC subunit UvrA, translating into MAGSIRVRGAREHNLKNIDIDIPRDSLTVITGLSGSGKSSLAFDTIYAEGQRRYVESLSAYARQFLELAGKPDVDSIEGLSPAISIEQKTTSRNPRSTVGTVTEIHDYMRLLWARAGVPYSPATGLPIEAQTISQMVDRVLDMPSGTRLLLLAPVVRGRKGEYRKELAELQRRGFTRVKVDGELYDIGDVPALNRKLKHTLEAVVDRVVVKEGLQQRLADSFETALGLSDGIVYAEDATSGERTVFSSRFACPVSGFTIEEIEPRLFSFNSPHGACPACDGLGVENFFDPDLVVPNERLSLKDGAIAAWSGAASPYYDQTLMALAAHYHVDPRTPWEELADACRNGILFGTEEDVSITYKDGVRSYTVKRPFEGVIRNLERRLRETDSVWVREELSRYQAEKPCHVCDGARLKPEALAVKINGKDIAAASELSIRDALPWFQSVLASLTPQRAEIARRILREIEDRLQFLLDVGLDYLTLARSSATLSGGESQRIRLASQIGSGLTGVLYVLDEPSIGLHQRDNDRLLGTLRRLKSLGNTVLVVEHDEDAIRAADHLIDMGPGAGVNGGHVIACGTPQEVAKHPDSLTGAYLSGRAAIAVPRQRRPIQKKRMLTLVGARGNNLKNVTAHFPLGTFTCVTGVSGGGKSTLVIDTLYKLTARRLMGAAQVPAPYDRIEGLELLDKIIDIDQSPIGRTPRSNPATYTDLFAPIREWFAELPESRARGYKAGRFSFNVKGGRCEACQGDGVLKIEMHFLPDMFVTCDTCKGKRYNRETLEVKFRDKSIADVLDMSVDEAVPYFSAANRIHDRLKILQQVGLGYVKLGQQATTLSGGEAQRVKLSKELARRATGRTLYILDEPTTGLHFEDVRKLLDVLHALVDQGNTVIVIEHNLEVIKTADWILDLGPEGGDGGGMIVAEGTPEQIAASPDSHTGRFLAPLLAKPTASTRRGTRKRAAE; encoded by the coding sequence ATGGCCGGTTCCATTCGTGTGCGTGGTGCCCGCGAGCACAACCTGAAAAACATCGATATTGATATTCCAAGGGACAGCCTGACGGTCATTACCGGCCTGTCTGGCTCAGGCAAATCATCACTGGCCTTCGATACGATCTATGCCGAGGGGCAGCGGCGTTACGTCGAAAGCCTGTCCGCCTATGCGAGACAGTTTCTGGAACTGGCGGGCAAGCCGGATGTGGACAGTATCGAAGGTCTCTCTCCCGCTATCTCGATCGAGCAGAAAACCACCAGCCGCAATCCCCGCTCCACTGTTGGTACGGTAACGGAGATCCACGACTATATGCGTCTGCTCTGGGCGCGCGCGGGCGTTCCCTACTCTCCCGCGACCGGGCTGCCGATCGAGGCCCAGACCATCAGCCAGATGGTGGATCGGGTGCTGGACATGCCATCCGGCACAAGGCTGCTGCTGCTGGCTCCGGTGGTGCGCGGCCGCAAGGGAGAATACCGCAAGGAACTCGCCGAGTTGCAGCGGCGCGGCTTTACCCGCGTCAAGGTGGACGGCGAATTATACGATATCGGTGATGTCCCTGCCCTGAACCGGAAGCTCAAGCATACGCTGGAAGCGGTGGTGGATCGCGTGGTGGTCAAGGAAGGGCTGCAACAGCGTCTGGCTGACAGTTTTGAAACCGCGCTGGGTCTGTCTGACGGCATTGTCTACGCTGAAGATGCGACCAGCGGAGAACGCACGGTTTTTTCCTCCCGCTTTGCCTGCCCGGTCAGTGGCTTTACCATTGAGGAAATCGAGCCACGCCTGTTCAGCTTCAACTCCCCGCACGGCGCCTGCCCGGCCTGTGACGGGCTGGGGGTCGAAAATTTCTTTGATCCCGATCTGGTCGTGCCGAATGAACGGCTCAGTCTCAAGGACGGTGCCATTGCGGCATGGTCCGGCGCGGCCAGCCCCTATTACGATCAGACATTGATGGCTCTGGCCGCGCATTATCATGTCGATCCTCGCACGCCATGGGAGGAACTGGCCGATGCATGCCGCAACGGCATCCTGTTCGGCACCGAAGAGGATGTCTCCATCACCTATAAAGACGGGGTGCGCAGCTATACGGTGAAGCGGCCATTCGAGGGGGTGATTCGCAATCTGGAGCGCCGCCTGCGCGAAACCGACAGTGTATGGGTGCGGGAGGAACTGTCCCGGTATCAGGCTGAAAAACCCTGCCATGTCTGTGATGGCGCCCGGCTCAAGCCGGAAGCGCTGGCCGTAAAAATCAATGGCAAGGACATTGCGGCAGCCTCGGAATTATCGATCCGTGATGCGCTGCCCTGGTTTCAGTCCGTGCTGGCCAGCCTGACCCCGCAACGGGCCGAGATCGCCCGGCGCATCCTGCGTGAAATCGAGGACCGGCTTCAGTTTCTGCTGGATGTCGGCCTTGATTATCTGACCCTTGCGCGATCCTCTGCGACGCTGTCCGGGGGAGAAAGCCAGCGTATCCGGCTGGCCAGCCAGATCGGCTCCGGCCTGACAGGGGTGCTCTATGTACTCGACGAACCGTCAATCGGGTTACATCAGCGTGATAATGACCGGCTGCTTGGTACGCTCCGACGCCTGAAATCGCTCGGCAACACCGTGCTGGTGGTCGAGCATGACGAAGATGCGATCCGCGCGGCCGACCATCTGATTGATATGGGGCCGGGTGCGGGCGTCAATGGGGGGCATGTGATCGCCTGCGGCACCCCGCAGGAGGTCGCGAAACATCCCGATAGCCTGACAGGCGCCTATCTGTCAGGCCGTGCCGCGATCGCCGTTCCCCGGCAGCGTCGTCCAATTCAGAAGAAACGGATGCTGACTCTGGTGGGAGCAAGGGGCAATAACCTCAAAAATGTCACGGCACATTTTCCGCTGGGGACTTTTACCTGCGTGACCGGCGTGTCCGGTGGTGGAAAATCCACGCTGGTCATTGATACACTCTACAAGCTGACCGCCAGACGGTTGATGGGGGCGGCTCAGGTGCCTGCGCCGTATGATCGGATTGAGGGGCTGGAACTGCTCGACAAGATCATCGACATCGACCAGTCCCCTATCGGTCGTACACCACGTTCCAACCCGGCCACCTATACCGATCTGTTCGCCCCGATCCGGGAATGGTTTGCAGAACTGCCGGAAAGCCGGGCACGAGGCTACAAGGCGGGCCGATTCAGCTTCAACGTCAAAGGCGGTCGCTGTGAGGCCTGTCAGGGTGACGGAGTGCTGAAAATCGAGATGCACTTCCTGCCGGACATGTTCGTCACCTGCGATACCTGCAAGGGCAAGCGGTACAATCGTGAGACTCTGGAAGTAAAATTCCGCGACAAATCCATTGCCGACGTGCTGGATATGTCGGTCGATGAGGCTGTGCCCTATTTCAGCGCCGCCAATCGCATCCATGATCGGTTGAAAATCCTGCAACAGGTCGGGCTTGGTTATGTGAAGCTGGGTCAGCAGGCCACCACGCTCTCCGGCGGCGAGGCGCAGCGTGTGAAATTGTCCAAGGAACTCGCCCGCCGTGCGACCGGGCGGACTTTGTATATTCTCGACGAACCCACCACCGGGCTGCATTTCGAGGATGTCCGCAAGCTGCTGGATGTGCTGCATGCGCTGGTTGATCAGGGCAATACTGTCATCGTGATCGAACACAATCTGGAAGTCATCAAAACAGCGGACTGGATTCTGGATCTCGGTCCGGAAGGCGGTGATGGCGGTGGAATGATTGTAGCAGAGGGCACGCCTGAACAGATTGCGGCTTCTCCTGACAGCCATACCGGGCGTTTTCTGGCTCCCCTGCTTGCGAAACCAACCGCATCAACGCGCCGGGGCACACGCAAGCGGG
- the gyrA gene encoding DNA gyrase subunit A, translated as MPVTLEEEMSRSYLDYAMSVIVSRALPDARDGLKPVHRRILYGMQESGYTADKPYRKSARIIGDVMGKYHPHGDAAIYDALVRLAQPFSLRVPLIDGQGNFGSMDGDPAAAPRYTEARLARSASFLLNDIDRDTVDFQPNYDESEVEPRVLPAAYPNLLVNGADGIAVGMATKIPTHNPTEVIDATLAMINNPDITLDELMTVIPGPDFPTGGLILGRSGIRSAFETGRGSITVRARTDFEEMRGGRQAIVISEIPYQVNKATLQERMAELVRAKQIEGISDIRDESDRSGVRVVIELKRDATPDVVLNHLFRFTQLQISYGINMLALDGGQPRLMGLRDVLSTFIRFREDVILRRARFELNKARDRAHLLVGLAIAVANIDEVIRLIRQSPDSTSARIALMERDWPAADVAPLLTLIDDGGNVLTEAQTVRLTEVQARGILELRLQRLTGLERDKIHNEMQEVAARIGELLEIIGSHIRRMEVMREELVAIRAELNSPRRSEINDSLADQDDESLIEPGQMVVTITRDGFIKRTPLDVFRQQHRGGRGRAAASMRGDDIVTRSFNAHTHQWVLFFSSGGKAYRQKVWRLPEAGPTAKGRALVNLLPELGSDGITAVLPLPQDESLWEGLHLVFATASGGIRRNRLSDFKNVRASGLIAMKLDEGDRLIGVATCREGDDIMLASRLGRCIRFQANEDTLRVFAGRESSGVRGMKLAQGDEVISLSVLRHVEATPEERTAYLRYASARRRSAGGEEEQIDAEVMEADDSEVTTDDTALSPERTAELEESEEFLLTVTIAGFGKRSSAYDYRVSGRGGQGIANINLAPRNGRAVAATFPVRPGDDVMLVTDAGRLIRVPADQVRITGRSTMGVTLFRVDKDEVVTSVFPVLETESVDDDGDDDASVAPAAPDGQVTDSDD; from the coding sequence ATGCCGGTCACGCTTGAGGAGGAGATGAGCCGCTCCTACCTCGATTACGCAATGTCCGTCATTGTCAGCCGTGCGCTGCCCGATGCGCGGGATGGTCTGAAGCCGGTGCATCGCCGCATCCTCTACGGGATGCAGGAAAGCGGCTATACGGCGGATAAACCGTATCGCAAATCCGCCCGCATCATCGGTGACGTGATGGGTAAATACCATCCGCATGGTGATGCCGCGATTTATGATGCGCTTGTGCGTCTGGCCCAGCCTTTCTCCCTGCGCGTACCGCTGATCGACGGGCAGGGCAATTTCGGCTCCATGGATGGCGATCCTGCTGCCGCGCCGCGCTATACCGAGGCGCGTCTGGCCCGATCCGCCAGTTTCCTGCTGAACGATATTGACCGCGATACAGTCGATTTTCAGCCGAATTACGATGAAAGCGAGGTGGAGCCCCGCGTTCTGCCCGCCGCCTATCCCAATCTGCTGGTCAACGGCGCTGACGGTATTGCCGTCGGCATGGCAACCAAGATCCCGACGCACAATCCGACCGAAGTGATCGACGCCACTCTGGCGATGATCAATAATCCGGACATCACTCTGGATGAATTGATGACCGTGATTCCCGGCCCGGATTTTCCGACGGGCGGTTTGATTCTTGGGCGCTCCGGCATTCGTTCGGCTTTTGAGACCGGACGGGGCAGCATCACCGTCCGCGCCCGTACCGATTTCGAGGAAATGCGCGGCGGCCGTCAGGCCATCGTGATCTCCGAAATTCCCTATCAGGTGAACAAGGCCACCTTGCAGGAGCGGATGGCCGAACTGGTGCGTGCCAAGCAGATCGAGGGCATCAGCGACATTCGCGACGAGAGCGATCGCTCCGGCGTGCGCGTCGTGATCGAACTGAAGCGTGATGCCACGCCGGATGTGGTGCTGAACCACCTGTTCCGCTTTACGCAGCTTCAGATCAGCTATGGCATCAACATGCTGGCTCTGGATGGCGGGCAACCGCGCCTGATGGGGCTGCGGGATGTGCTGTCTACATTTATTCGCTTCCGGGAGGATGTCATCCTCCGCCGGGCGCGGTTCGAATTGAACAAGGCGCGTGATCGGGCGCATCTGCTGGTCGGTCTGGCCATTGCCGTTGCCAATATCGACGAGGTGATCCGCCTGATCCGCCAGAGTCCGGACAGCACCAGCGCCCGCATCGCCTTGATGGAGCGCGACTGGCCAGCGGCTGATGTGGCGCCGCTGCTTACGCTGATTGATGATGGCGGCAATGTGCTGACCGAAGCACAGACAGTGCGTCTGACGGAAGTGCAGGCACGCGGCATTCTGGAACTGCGTCTGCAACGCCTGACCGGGCTTGAGCGCGACAAGATCCATAATGAGATGCAGGAAGTCGCCGCCCGTATTGGCGAGCTTCTGGAAATCATCGGCAGCCATATCCGGCGCATGGAGGTCATGCGGGAAGAGCTGGTGGCGATCCGGGCCGAGCTGAATTCTCCACGCCGCAGTGAAATCAATGACAGCCTTGCCGATCAGGATGATGAAAGTCTGATCGAACCGGGTCAGATGGTGGTGACCATCACCCGTGACGGGTTCATCAAGCGTACGCCGCTGGATGTGTTCCGTCAGCAGCATCGCGGCGGACGGGGCCGTGCGGCTGCCAGCATGCGTGGCGATGATATCGTGACCCGCAGCTTTAACGCACATACGCATCAATGGGTGCTGTTCTTCTCCTCTGGCGGCAAGGCGTATCGCCAGAAAGTCTGGCGCCTGCCGGAAGCCGGCCCAACAGCGAAGGGTAGGGCGCTGGTCAACCTGCTGCCGGAACTGGGCAGTGACGGGATTACTGCCGTGCTTCCGCTGCCGCAGGATGAGTCGCTGTGGGAGGGACTGCATCTGGTGTTCGCCACTGCTTCCGGCGGTATCCGGCGCAATCGGCTTTCCGACTTCAAAAATGTGCGGGCTTCCGGTCTGATCGCGATGAAGCTGGATGAAGGTGACCGCCTGATCGGCGTCGCTACCTGTCGGGAGGGGGATGACATCATGCTGGCCTCCCGCCTGGGCCGCTGCATCCGTTTCCAGGCGAATGAGGACACGTTGCGCGTTTTTGCCGGACGCGAAAGCTCTGGTGTCCGCGGTATGAAGCTGGCGCAGGGAGACGAGGTCATCAGCCTGTCCGTGCTGCGGCATGTGGAGGCAACGCCGGAAGAGCGGACAGCCTATTTACGCTATGCCTCCGCTCGCCGCCGCAGTGCTGGCGGAGAAGAGGAGCAGATCGATGCCGAGGTCATGGAAGCGGATGATTCCGAGGTCACGACCGATGATACGGCACTTTCGCCAGAGCGGACTGCCGAATTGGAAGAATCCGAGGAATTCCTGCTCACTGTGACGATCGCCGGATTTGGTAAACGTTCCTCCGCCTATGATTACCGTGTTTCGGGTCGTGGCGGACAGGGAATCGCGAATATCAACCTGGCCCCGCGTAATGGACGGGCCGTTGCGGCGACTTTTCCGGTCCGGCCGGGTGATGATGTGATGCTGGTCACTGATGCGGGTCGGTTGATTCGTGTTCCTGCTGATCAGGTGCGCATTACCGGACGCTCTACCATGGGCGTCACCCTGTTCCGGGTTGATAAGGATGAGGTCGTCACCAGCGTTTTCCCGGTGCTGGAGACAGAGTCTGTCGATGATGACGGGGATGATGACGCTTCAGTCGCTCCGGCAGCACCTGATGGACAGGTGACGGATTCAGATGACTGA
- the ssb gene encoding single-stranded DNA-binding protein has product MAGSVNKVILIGNLGRDPEVRNTQDGGKVVNFTLATSETWNDRASGERKERTEWHRVVVFNDRLADIAERYLRKGTKVYVEGALQTRKWTDQSGQEKYTTEVVISRFRGEITMLDSRSGGEGAGEGGGYRAAPAQRAPSGGSGFGGGSSRPASGGGGWEPSHGGDLDDEIPF; this is encoded by the coding sequence ATGGCTGGCAGTGTCAATAAGGTTATTCTGATCGGTAATCTCGGGCGCGACCCCGAGGTTCGCAATACCCAGGATGGCGGCAAGGTGGTGAATTTTACGCTCGCGACCAGCGAAACGTGGAATGATCGTGCTTCCGGTGAGCGGAAAGAACGCACCGAATGGCATCGTGTGGTGGTCTTTAATGACCGGTTGGCGGATATCGCCGAACGCTATCTGCGCAAGGGCACCAAGGTCTATGTCGAAGGGGCGCTTCAGACCCGGAAATGGACCGACCAGTCCGGCCAGGAAAAATACACCACTGAGGTCGTGATCAGCCGATTCCGTGGTGAGATCACCATGCTGGACAGCCGCTCCGGCGGGGAAGGGGCTGGTGAAGGCGGTGGTTATCGGGCTGCTCCTGCCCAGCGTGCGCCATCCGGCGGCAGCGGATTTGGGGGGGGCAGCAGCCGCCCAGCATCCGGTGGGGGTGGCTGGGAGCCGTCTCATGGTGGCGATCTGGACGACGAAATTCCGTTCTGA